One Polaribacter sp. SA4-12 genomic window carries:
- a CDS encoding VCBS repeat-containing protein, with protein sequence MKKIFGISLLFFTLFSCNKETFKTSSTKFTSVLSEDSGISFSNNIIESDTLNYFTFPYMYLGGGVAIGDINNDGLSDVYFTGNMSKNKLYLNKGNMQFEDISDAANVSGDNRWYTGVTMADVNSDGWLDIYVSVSGIFGNTKNQLFINNKDNTFSEKAKEYGLNDASTSIQATFLDYDKDGLLDVFVANYPMVKVSMGNQYYHQKMQENKLEDSGHLYKNNGNNTFIDVTEKANVKNFGMTLGIITSDFNNDSLPDLYLSNDFNVPDYFYLNKGDGTFKEVVKEATKHTAMFGMGIDVADFNNDKLLDIVQLDMTPADHKRSKTNMASMNPESFKEAVDLGLHYQYMQNVLQVNNGINKNGVPVYSDVSRLTNLATTDWSWGVLFADFDNDGLKDVFITNGMKRDVNNNDVNKRTKMTGFSDFNKSIDYKSYPSTPIDNFIFKNEGNYKFSKANKNWNISYKGFSNGVSYGDLDNDGDLDLVINNLDDAVSIFKNNSTSNYLRIKFKGAENNPLGLGVKVTVNSKEGKQFQEFTLTRGFQSSVEPIMHFGLNEDTVIDSLRIVWPNKKEQILYNVAVNKTINLDYKKAVSTDEKPHKNSYLFKDITLKSGIDFKHTEDSYNDFAVEPLLPHKNSQLGPALAVGDINNDGLDDFFIGNAANNEAIMYVQNTSGSFNVLNGPWQNDINKEDTGAIFFDADGDNDLDLYVVSGGNDVSKSLKYYEDRLYVNTKEGFVKTTKSLPKISTSGLVVTANDYDNDGDLDLFIGGRIVPGKYPFPAESYILKNVGGIDADIKFVNVTKQIFPELSNLGLVTTALWEDFDNDGKTDLIITGEWMPIRFFKNDGNKFKEVTKKVGLEKSIGWWNSIKKVDYDNDGDMDYVAGNLGLNYKYKASEKQPFEVYANDFDENGTTDIVLSYRKKGILLPLRGRECSSQQVPAIKKRFETFDLFANATLEDIYGKTMLDKSLHYKARTFANSWIENKGDNTYVLNELPRRAQFSSINDFEVLTNRNKNLQIISGGNLYQSEVETPRNDGDYGLVLQPNSSNKIVTSKTNGLFINGEIKEIETIYIGKEKKKSLLFALNNGNLKLFKIQSLKEQK encoded by the coding sequence ATGAAAAAAATCTTCGGAATTTCACTCTTGTTTTTCACTCTTTTTTCTTGTAATAAAGAAACCTTTAAAACGAGTAGCACAAAATTCACCTCAGTGTTAAGTGAAGACTCAGGAATTAGCTTTTCAAATAATATTATAGAGAGTGATACTTTAAACTATTTTACTTTTCCATATATGTATTTAGGAGGTGGAGTTGCTATTGGAGATATTAATAATGATGGTTTATCTGACGTTTATTTTACAGGAAATATGTCCAAAAATAAACTCTATTTGAATAAAGGAAATATGCAGTTTGAAGACATTAGTGATGCTGCAAATGTTTCTGGAGACAATAGATGGTATACAGGAGTAACTATGGCAGATGTAAATTCTGATGGTTGGTTAGATATTTACGTTTCTGTATCTGGAATCTTTGGTAATACAAAAAACCAGCTTTTTATAAATAATAAAGACAATACTTTCTCAGAAAAAGCAAAAGAATATGGTTTAAATGATGCTTCAACCTCTATACAAGCAACTTTTTTAGATTATGATAAAGATGGATTATTAGATGTTTTTGTGGCAAATTATCCGATGGTAAAAGTAAGTATGGGAAACCAGTATTATCATCAAAAAATGCAAGAAAATAAATTAGAAGATTCTGGTCATTTATATAAAAACAACGGTAATAACACTTTTATCGACGTAACAGAGAAAGCAAATGTTAAAAATTTTGGGATGACTTTAGGTATCATAACATCCGATTTTAACAATGATAGTTTACCAGATCTTTACTTATCTAATGATTTTAATGTACCCGATTATTTTTACCTTAATAAAGGTGATGGTACTTTTAAAGAAGTTGTAAAAGAAGCAACAAAACATACAGCAATGTTTGGAATGGGAATTGATGTTGCCGATTTTAATAATGATAAATTATTAGATATTGTGCAATTAGATATGACGCCAGCAGATCATAAAAGATCTAAAACGAATATGGCAAGTATGAATCCTGAATCTTTTAAAGAAGCTGTAGATTTAGGTTTGCATTACCAATATATGCAAAACGTCTTGCAAGTTAATAATGGAATTAACAAAAACGGAGTTCCTGTTTATAGTGATGTTTCTAGGCTAACTAATTTAGCAACGACAGATTGGAGCTGGGGTGTTTTATTTGCAGATTTTGATAATGATGGTTTAAAAGATGTCTTTATCACCAATGGTATGAAGCGTGATGTGAATAACAATGACGTGAATAAAAGAACGAAAATGACTGGTTTTTCGGACTTTAATAAAAGTATAGATTATAAAAGTTATCCAAGTACGCCAATAGATAATTTTATATTTAAAAATGAAGGAAATTACAAATTTTCTAAAGCAAATAAGAATTGGAATATAAGCTATAAAGGCTTTTCAAATGGTGTTTCTTATGGTGATTTAGATAATGATGGAGATTTAGATCTTGTAATTAATAATTTAGACGATGCAGTTTCTATTTTTAAAAATAATAGCACTTCTAATTACTTAAGAATTAAATTTAAAGGAGCAGAAAATAATCCTTTAGGTTTAGGTGTAAAAGTTACTGTAAACAGTAAAGAAGGTAAGCAGTTTCAAGAGTTTACATTAACAAGAGGTTTTCAATCTAGTGTAGAGCCAATAATGCATTTCGGATTAAATGAAGACACTGTTATAGATTCTTTAAGAATAGTTTGGCCAAATAAAAAAGAACAAATTTTGTACAATGTTGCTGTAAATAAAACTATAAACTTGGACTATAAAAAAGCTGTTTCTACAGATGAAAAACCACATAAAAATTCTTATTTATTTAAAGATATTACATTAAAATCTGGAATAGATTTTAAACACACAGAAGATTCGTACAATGACTTTGCAGTAGAACCGTTATTGCCTCATAAAAATTCTCAATTAGGTCCTGCCTTAGCTGTTGGCGATATAAATAATGATGGTTTAGATGATTTTTTTATTGGTAATGCAGCCAATAATGAAGCTATAATGTATGTTCAAAATACTTCGGGAAGTTTTAATGTTTTAAACGGGCCTTGGCAAAATGATATAAATAAAGAAGATACAGGTGCAATATTTTTTGATGCAGATGGAGATAATGATTTAGATTTATATGTTGTAAGTGGTGGTAACGATGTTTCTAAGTCATTAAAATATTATGAAGACAGATTGTATGTAAATACAAAAGAGGGCTTTGTTAAAACAACAAAATCTTTACCTAAAATAAGCACAAGCGGATTAGTAGTAACAGCAAATGATTATGATAATGATGGTGATTTAGATTTATTTATTGGTGGTAGAATTGTTCCTGGTAAGTATCCATTTCCAGCAGAAAGTTATATTTTAAAAAATGTAGGAGGAATAGATGCTGACATTAAATTTGTAAATGTTACAAAACAAATATTTCCAGAACTATCTAATTTAGGTTTGGTAACAACTGCTTTGTGGGAAGATTTTGATAATGACGGTAAAACAGATTTAATAATTACTGGAGAGTGGATGCCAATTCGTTTTTTTAAAAATGATGGAAATAAATTTAAAGAAGTTACAAAAAAGGTAGGTTTAGAAAAGTCTATTGGTTGGTGGAATAGCATCAAAAAGGTAGATTATGATAATGATGGAGACATGGATTATGTAGCAGGAAACCTAGGTTTAAACTACAAGTATAAAGCCAGTGAAAAACAACCTTTTGAAGTTTATGCAAACGATTTTGATGAAAATGGAACAACAGATATTGTTTTAAGTTATAGAAAAAAAGGAATCTTATTACCTTTAAGAGGTAGGGAATGTTCTTCGCAACAAGTACCTGCAATAAAAAAGCGTTTTGAAACTTTCGATTTGTTTGCTAACGCAACTTTAGAAGATATTTATGGTAAAACCATGTTAGATAAATCGCTACATTATAAAGCACGTACTTTTGCAAATTCTTGGATAGAAAATAAAGGAGATAATACGTATGTTTTAAATGAGCTACCACGTAGGGCGCAATTTTCTTCTATAAACGATTTTGAAGTTTTAACTAACCGTAATAAAAATTTACAAATTATTAGTGGTGGTAATTTATATCAATCAGAAGTTGAGACTCCAAGAAACGATGGTGATTATGGTTTAGTACTTCAGCCTAATTCTTCTAATAAAATTGTTACTTCAAAAACAAATGGGTTATTTATAAATGGTGAAATTAAAGAGATTGAAACTATTTATATAGGTAAAGAAAAAAAGAAATCTTTACTATTTGCATTAAACAATGGCAACCTAAAGTTATTTAAAATACAATCTTTAAAAGAACAAAAATAA
- a CDS encoding SusC/RagA family TonB-linked outer membrane protein — protein MNRKLFFKFLKNASLLLLLFSAMSMQHLNAQTIEGSVVDIDGITLPGVNVSVKGTTVGASTDFDGNFIIKAKKGDVLVASYLGYKAKEVTVGSEKNIKIVLEASTESLEEIVIVGYGSQKRKDLTGAVSTVGAKDIENLTFNDPAQALQGRMAGVSVQSQGGAPGSNSLITIRGIGTLSDAGPLFVIDGVITGNMNSINPQDIASISVLKDASSTAIYGSRAANGVVIIATKKGKNGKLTVDIDTSVGFNKIINTLNWANARQYADIVNNADDNDGRMRSPANDTQFNPNNTSDLYGESIRTSIVKNTNIRLAGGTDNLLYSLSLNQFDNEGIVKYSDFKRTTVRANGSFIKGKFRLDNTIGLTRTVNNTNPYFNKERNLIPTIRLRDDEGNFSSSDIGAGSALASYYGPGTIINELGVAALQDRTITRNTILGNIAASYEILEGLTYKLNLGLETYSDNNYEFTPDNQIFKDAGIKQFSELRERNTNFLSTLVEHTLNYKKTFGKHSVDVLGGYTQQENNARQLGIEARRFPANNIRIASAAEELSNAPSFDRTSTIQSYFGRVNYSFDDKYLLTATLRRDGSSLFKENLRWGTFPSMALAWNISNEDFMENVEAITDVKFRVSYGEIGSNNVDVYAIDPELNLFSEYVLGDTPARVPGYSITKGVNPNIFWETTKTLDIGLDFRALNNKLNVTMDYFVKKSEDILVNIQLPLYTGFTNAIPFNSASVENKGFELVASYGDAVGDDFSFNVSGNISVLDNNVTSLGSSTPIRQGSFTSNSLNSTKTDIGQPIGSFYGYVTDGIYQTDAEATAANDASGSPVAGDIKFKDLDGDGDIDVDDQKYLGSPIPTFDYGLNLSANYKQFDLSLLFNGVAGNSILNGTKYRGYFDTDGNYFADALNGWSPSNTGSDLPRNTKSDNGNNRRMSDFYVENGAYFRLRNAQVGYNFKESVLDKIKISKLRLYVTATNLFTITDYTGYYPEVGRNNRGGSRKIFNAGVDEGSYPTPRTFQLGLQVSF, from the coding sequence ATGAACAGAAAATTATTTTTTAAATTCTTAAAAAATGCTTCATTACTGTTATTGCTGTTTTCAGCAATGAGTATGCAGCATCTAAATGCACAAACTATTGAAGGGTCTGTAGTGGATATTGATGGTATTACATTACCAGGAGTTAACGTTTCAGTGAAAGGCACAACAGTAGGTGCTTCAACAGACTTTGATGGTAATTTTATTATTAAAGCAAAAAAAGGAGATGTTTTAGTCGCATCTTATTTAGGTTATAAAGCTAAGGAAGTTACTGTAGGTTCTGAAAAAAACATAAAAATTGTTTTAGAAGCAAGTACAGAAAGTTTAGAAGAAATTGTAATTGTTGGTTATGGCTCTCAAAAGAGAAAAGATCTTACAGGAGCAGTTTCTACTGTGGGGGCGAAAGATATTGAAAACTTAACGTTTAACGATCCTGCACAAGCATTACAAGGTAGAATGGCAGGTGTAAGTGTTCAATCTCAAGGAGGAGCACCCGGTTCTAATTCTTTAATAACTATTAGAGGTATTGGTACTCTGTCTGATGCTGGACCTTTATTTGTAATTGATGGTGTAATTACTGGGAATATGAATTCTATAAATCCACAAGATATTGCTAGTATTTCGGTATTGAAAGATGCTTCTTCTACAGCTATTTATGGTTCTAGAGCTGCAAATGGTGTAGTAATAATTGCTACCAAAAAGGGTAAAAATGGAAAGTTAACTGTAGATATAGATACAAGTGTTGGATTTAATAAAATCATAAACACATTAAATTGGGCAAATGCAAGACAATACGCAGATATCGTAAACAATGCTGATGATAATGACGGCAGAATGAGATCTCCTGCAAACGATACTCAATTCAATCCTAACAATACAAGTGATCTTTATGGTGAATCTATTAGAACATCAATTGTAAAAAACACAAATATTAGACTTGCAGGTGGAACAGATAATTTATTATACAGTCTTTCATTAAATCAGTTTGATAATGAAGGTATCGTAAAGTATTCAGATTTCAAAAGAACAACTGTTAGAGCAAATGGTTCTTTCATAAAAGGGAAATTTCGTCTTGATAATACTATTGGTTTAACAAGAACTGTTAACAACACAAATCCATACTTTAATAAAGAAAGAAATCTAATTCCTACAATACGTTTAAGAGATGATGAAGGTAATTTCAGTTCTTCAGATATTGGAGCAGGTTCTGCATTAGCATCTTATTATGGTCCTGGAACGATTATTAATGAGTTGGGTGTGGCTGCTCTACAGGATAGAACAATTACAAGAAATACTATATTAGGAAATATTGCTGCTTCTTATGAAATTTTAGAAGGATTAACATACAAACTAAATCTTGGTCTAGAAACTTATTCAGATAATAACTACGAATTTACTCCGGATAATCAGATTTTTAAGGATGCTGGTATTAAACAGTTTTCTGAATTAAGAGAAAGAAATACAAACTTCTTATCTACTTTAGTAGAACATACTTTAAACTATAAAAAGACTTTTGGAAAGCATTCAGTAGATGTTCTTGGTGGATATACACAGCAAGAAAACAATGCAAGACAGTTAGGTATAGAAGCAAGAAGGTTCCCAGCGAATAATATTCGTATAGCTTCGGCAGCTGAAGAATTAAGTAATGCTCCTTCATTTGATAGAACTTCAACAATTCAATCATATTTTGGGAGAGTAAATTATTCTTTTGACGATAAATATCTACTAACAGCTACTTTGCGTAGAGATGGTTCTTCTCTTTTTAAAGAAAACTTAAGATGGGGTACTTTTCCTTCAATGGCATTAGCTTGGAATATAAGTAATGAAGACTTTATGGAAAATGTAGAGGCAATTACAGATGTAAAATTTAGAGTAAGTTATGGTGAAATTGGTTCTAACAATGTAGATGTTTACGCAATTGACCCAGAATTAAATTTATTTAGCGAATACGTACTAGGAGATACACCTGCAAGAGTTCCTGGATACTCTATCACTAAAGGTGTAAATCCAAATATTTTTTGGGAAACGACAAAAACATTAGATATTGGTTTAGATTTTAGAGCATTAAATAATAAGCTAAATGTTACTATGGATTACTTTGTTAAGAAATCTGAAGATATTTTAGTAAATATTCAACTTCCTCTTTACACAGGATTTACAAATGCAATTCCTTTTAATTCTGCAAGTGTAGAAAATAAAGGTTTTGAATTAGTAGCAAGTTATGGTGATGCTGTTGGAGATGATTTCTCTTTTAATGTTTCAGGTAATATTTCTGTGTTAGACAATAATGTTACAAGTTTAGGTAGCTCCACCCCAATACGTCAAGGTAGTTTTACATCAAACTCTTTAAATAGTACAAAAACAGATATTGGACAACCAATTGGTTCTTTTTATGGTTATGTAACAGACGGTATATACCAAACAGATGCAGAAGCAACTGCTGCAAATGATGCATCAGGAAGCCCTGTTGCCGGAGATATAAAATTTAAAGATTTAGATGGTGATGGAGATATAGATGTAGATGATCAAAAATATTTAGGAAGTCCTATACCTACCTTTGATTATGGTCTAAATTTAAGTGCTAATTATAAGCAATTTGATTTAAGTTTATTATTTAATGGTGTTGCAGGTAATTCTATATTAAATGGTACAAAATATAGAGGTTACTTTGATACTGATGGTAATTATTTTGCAGACGCTTTAAATGGTTGGTCACCTTCTAATACAGGTTCTGATCTTCCTAGAAATACAAAGTCAGATAATGGAAACAACCGTAGGATGTCTGATTTTTATGTAGAAAACGGAGCTTATTTTAGATTAAGAAATGCACAAGTTGGTTATAATTTTAAAGAATCTGTTTTAGATAAAATAAAAATCAGCAAGCTTAGATTATATGTAACTGCTACAAATTTATTTACAATAACAGATTATACAGGATATTATCCTGAAGTAGGTCGAAATAATAGAGGTGGTTCTAGAAAAATATTTAATGCAGGTGTAGACGAAGGTAGTTATCCAACGCCAAGAACATTTCAACTTGGATTACAAGTTTCTTTTTAA
- a CDS encoding MATE family efflux transporter, giving the protein MTSNTSFKNINKLAIPALIAGIAEPLLSITDTAIIGNINENATESLAAVGIVGAFISMLIWVFGQIRSAISSIISQYVGANKLDEVKALPAQAIAIVVLGSLFVLAISYPFAKQIFQFYNASDSVLEYCITYFKIRIFGFPFSLFVFAVFGIFRGLQNTYYPMIIAIIGALLNVFLDIIFVYGVEGYIPAMNIEGAAYASIIAQIVMAIIALVLLIKKTPISLKITFKVHPEIPRLLGMIANLFVRTIALNTALYFATSYATDYGKEYIAAYTIGINIWLLGAFMVDGYSSAGNILSGKFLGAKDYKSLVELSNKLLKYGLSTGIIIGIVGAVFYNFIGQIFTKDPAVLEQFYNVFWIVLITQPISAITFIFDGMFKGMGEMKYLRNLLILSTGLVFIPTLLVFDYYDLKLTAIWIAFTLWMIARGLPLIIRFRKKFLPLI; this is encoded by the coding sequence ATGACATCAAATACCAGTTTTAAAAACATAAATAAGTTAGCAATTCCTGCTTTAATTGCAGGTATTGCAGAACCGTTATTGTCTATTACAGACACAGCAATCATTGGTAATATTAATGAAAACGCTACAGAAAGTTTAGCTGCAGTAGGAATTGTAGGAGCATTTATTTCAATGTTAATATGGGTTTTTGGGCAAATTAGAAGTGCTATTTCTTCTATAATTTCTCAATATGTAGGTGCAAATAAATTAGACGAAGTAAAAGCATTACCAGCGCAAGCAATTGCAATTGTAGTTTTAGGAAGTTTGTTTGTATTAGCAATTTCTTATCCGTTTGCAAAACAAATTTTTCAATTCTATAATGCATCAGATTCAGTTTTAGAATATTGTATTACGTATTTTAAAATAAGAATCTTCGGATTTCCATTTTCACTATTTGTATTTGCAGTTTTTGGAATCTTTAGAGGTTTACAAAACACCTATTACCCAATGATAATTGCAATTATTGGAGCATTATTAAATGTGTTTTTAGATATTATTTTTGTCTACGGAGTAGAAGGTTATATTCCTGCAATGAATATTGAAGGCGCGGCTTATGCGAGTATAATAGCGCAAATTGTTATGGCAATTATTGCATTGGTTTTATTAATTAAAAAAACACCAATTTCATTAAAAATAACATTTAAAGTTCATCCAGAAATTCCTCGTTTGTTGGGTATGATAGCAAATCTTTTTGTAAGAACAATCGCATTAAATACCGCTTTGTATTTTGCAACTTCTTATGCCACAGATTATGGGAAAGAATACATTGCAGCTTACACAATTGGAATTAATATTTGGTTGTTAGGTGCTTTTATGGTTGATGGATATTCTAGTGCAGGAAACATTTTATCAGGGAAATTTTTAGGCGCAAAAGATTACAAATCTTTGGTTGAGTTAAGTAATAAACTCTTAAAATATGGTTTGTCTACAGGAATCATTATTGGTATAGTAGGTGCTGTTTTCTATAATTTCATCGGACAAATTTTTACGAAAGATCCTGCGGTTTTAGAACAATTCTATAATGTTTTTTGGATTGTTTTAATAACTCAACCAATAAGCGCAATTACATTCATTTTTGACGGAATGTTCAAAGGAATGGGAGAAATGAAATACTTAAGAAACCTTTTAATTCTTTCAACAGGATTGGTTTTTATTCCAACTTTATTAGTTTTTGATTATTACGATTTAAAACTAACAGCAATTTGGATTGCCTTCACACTTTGGATGATTGCAAGAGGATTACCTTTAATTATTAGATTTAGAAAGAAGTTTTTACCACTTATTTAA
- a CDS encoding universal stress protein, whose product MKNILVPIGSTEKAITTLQYAIDFAEEINANVLVFRAYKAKSKAGSMVNMTAIIERETKLYLKTMVSAVDRKNVDVKLISSKGGVLESVEAIDNEIGVDLIIVGAKSNSIKDGVFLGTTAGSLVKKSNLPVLTIPEGYVYKPVKSILLAFKSGVVKCKTALNPLTIIAEKFNPEINSLLVKTVGYKDEDLVIDKELIELQTSLTTTENATTYQGVLEHFKTHNPDMLCVFRRKRGFFKKLWEKNTVLKKEFYTSIPLLILKGK is encoded by the coding sequence ATGAAAAATATTTTGGTCCCAATTGGATCTACAGAAAAAGCAATTACCACTTTACAATACGCCATTGATTTTGCAGAAGAAATAAATGCAAATGTATTAGTTTTTAGGGCGTACAAAGCAAAATCTAAAGCTGGTAGCATGGTAAATATGACTGCAATTATTGAGCGCGAAACAAAATTATATCTAAAAACAATGGTGAGTGCTGTTGATAGAAAAAATGTTGACGTGAAATTGATTTCTTCTAAAGGTGGAGTTCTTGAAAGCGTGGAAGCTATTGATAATGAAATTGGTGTAGATTTAATTATAGTGGGTGCTAAAAGTAATTCTATTAAAGACGGTGTTTTTCTAGGAACTACAGCTGGTAGTTTGGTTAAAAAATCGAACTTACCTGTTTTAACGATTCCTGAAGGTTATGTTTATAAACCCGTAAAATCGATTTTATTGGCTTTTAAATCTGGTGTTGTTAAATGTAAAACGGCTTTAAATCCTTTGACAATTATAGCTGAAAAATTTAATCCAGAAATAAACTCTTTACTAGTTAAAACTGTTGGTTATAAAGATGAAGATTTAGTTATAGATAAAGAATTAATTGAATTACAAACGAGTCTTACTACTACAGAAAACGCAACTACGTATCAAGGTGTTTTAGAGCATTTTAAAACGCATAATCCAGATATGTTGTGTGTTTTTAGACGTAAAAGAGGTTTCTTCAAAAAATTATGGGAAAAAAATACAGTTCTTAAAAAAGAGTTTTATACTTCTATTCCTTTGTTAATTTTGAAAGGGAAGTAG
- a CDS encoding enoyl-CoA hydratase/isomerase family protein, with the protein MSTTRQNGSLYTNVQNKIATIEFGHPASNSFPSELLDRLTKELILVGNNTDVSVIILKSEGEKAFCAGASFDELVAISNLEDGKQFFSGFANVINAMRTCGKLIIGRVQGKTVGGGVGLAAACDYVLATENAGIKLSEFTIGIGPFVIEPAVTRKIGVSGTAELTLDATNWKNAYWAKEKGLYAKVFESQKELDEAIELLSEKLASYNPGALSEIKKALWQGTENWNDLLAERAAVSGELVLSEFTKEALSKFKK; encoded by the coding sequence ATGAGCACTACAAGACAAAACGGAAGTTTATATACCAACGTTCAAAATAAGATTGCAACGATAGAATTTGGTCATCCTGCAAGTAATTCTTTTCCAAGTGAATTATTAGACAGATTAACTAAAGAATTAATTTTAGTAGGAAATAATACAGACGTTTCTGTAATTATTTTAAAATCTGAAGGGGAAAAAGCATTTTGTGCTGGCGCTTCTTTTGATGAATTGGTTGCTATTTCTAATTTAGAAGATGGAAAACAATTTTTCTCTGGTTTTGCAAACGTAATTAACGCGATGAGAACTTGTGGAAAACTAATTATTGGTCGTGTTCAAGGAAAAACTGTTGGTGGTGGAGTTGGTTTAGCAGCTGCTTGTGATTATGTTTTGGCAACTGAAAATGCTGGGATAAAATTATCTGAATTCACAATAGGAATCGGACCTTTTGTAATTGAACCTGCTGTAACTCGTAAAATTGGAGTTTCAGGAACAGCAGAACTTACGTTAGATGCTACTAATTGGAAAAACGCCTATTGGGCAAAAGAAAAAGGGTTGTATGCAAAGGTATTTGAAAGTCAAAAAGAGTTGGATGAAGCAATAGAATTGTTGTCAGAAAAATTGGCTTCTTATAATCCTGGAGCTTTATCAGAAATAAAAAAGGCACTGTGGCAAGGAACAGAAAATTGGAATGATTTATTAGCAGAAAGAGCTGCTGTTTCTGGTGAATTGGTTTTATCAGAATTTACAAAAGAAGCATTATCAAAATTTAAAAAGTAG